A stretch of Labrus bergylta chromosome 19, fLabBer1.1, whole genome shotgun sequence DNA encodes these proteins:
- the prrc2a gene encoding protein PRRC2A isoform X2, whose protein sequence is MSERSGQTAKGKEGKTKYASLNLFDTYKGKSLEAQKPVVPPRHGLQSLGKVASARRMPPPANLPSLKAENKGNDPNVSLVPKDGSGWASKQEQADPKSTDALSAPQPESQQPVASTTPAPTRPKTPPVSEAPAPASTQAVGARSWAQASVTHGTQGDGGKGSNLPSPFSREEFPTLQAAGDQDKAGKEQATADQWYGPGPSLRPQNVTSWRDGGGRALAPTMSGEGAAEGGTGGVLVMDGAAGVPPPNSQSLGPPRNPPAGSPALPLPQPPVGPGFPQYRGIMPPFMYPPYLPFPGPYGPQGPYRYPAPGEGPPPRFSRSQGGPDGRPQGGPRDAGGEVVKRPSILKQDDLKELDELDHDGDEGWAGAHEEIDYSAKLKFSDDEGDEEGEEQRTEGNHDTCEQQRPQDAPPASSRSRASDSGGETRRTPPTNADNGPQPPSSKPGWAEEGGSGWGAQGAPPNYQERPHNQGASVGVGKPVPAQNQPPAGGHTPPPQPGLLGPGAPGEDEDETWRQRRKQSSTEISAAVERARRRREEEERRMEEERRAACAEKLKRLDEKQQQQQGSNTGEGGSATPSLDGNSTAATAGSPSPSISASSPNISQPSSPCVDPEEPPMLAVQTGSSPVVSDRQRASSNSSYDSSADIQPCPQPTISQPPQPTLEVPLVGETKDETMGGPPIRAASGGERGADPVKIENIGGGAGRQAGGPPGQGYSKYQKSLPPRFQRQQQEQLLKQQQQWQQQQQQQQQQQQQQQQQHSQASQSQLSPQPQAPQGPSPGPTPQPQGPGPKQPGPLYQPSNMVRPPPLPMNFDPRWMMMPYMDPRMMQGRPPPMDYYSAGMHPSGLIARERSDSGGSGSDPFDRQQQQQQQQQQQQQHPGHPHRGTPPMDPKLAWGPEVFPGGGEGRGLTSPLRQKQALEEDDGSKGPRSDTPPHRIREGGLGPIQQPSSNSGTSNQTPPPVGTQVGSQGGGHHPHHYISGRGNYSNFPDQGGRMIPHQQQQRAGERGNQPHSFTHQDEGPPRGAQQGQIWGPPHPHYDRNGRADLPPIESNSHHHHHHGHHPQQPHFHLHPNKPENSRERVVEAAAKKTDSSPPIHQPSLSSSCSSSSSSSAREDGNVKVAPHHHPSQRESEAVVAHTVGERGGSVGGSSHVKQEKTGQAYAPHSSVTATPSSSQHGSHTHPQQQHHHHKPNQRGGRDHKTETQWGPRPGSSHMGGGSSHGRRANNAGGGNNSRGGDDSSNPQTDHKPSNQAGGGNANKRAGPIKKPVLKEMKKDGVDVDGGEKTGVGFGKDKEQDGAQTTSMKQEASVVSQNTSVPSKDETAQTAKPRNGGKERSTGGGGGASGRGSKDLDSTSSGFTGSASRRDRDRSFERGGGPPHHHGVPAKGSRASRGRGGEFYGRGRGYRGTYTATAGPTGGGRGRMGGRSGRDYRSSVAGGHHHESKGEGGGGRHGQERSQHNPARARNRSETRSEGSEYEEIPKRRRERGSETGSESGASDLGHSDKDDSQKPNAKNGSNTTGNSSMSSAPPRGSQARVFTPRGVPSRRGRGGGGGSGGGNIYRSSGNVGGPTGGHRVGSNSSSHGGPLKASTSARKQHGPPQTSGPKDLGRGGNGGEKKDKTPDASQTQSQGSNPPQPPLPAATPTAVGSTENGVVATQQPSTNPTSNSGGPNPLPLPANRGFPPGGFERPPRRRRHGRSQHQQDKPPRFRRLKERENAARINGGVGVIGGGRPSSPSLNSVQDSNGAPTSAPVTGNVQNSNHSTAVTNNNNSSVGHLSNANSHHHHHYNQGGTGQPHTQHHHSHGAKSPDFTNQNSDQANEEWETASESSDFTEFRDREGGGGKSYSSHHPHHMGRGGGGGGGGGGGGGGGGGGGGGSAVERDMTGKEPLANKRSFSSQRPGMERQNRRVNTGGSGGGGGRGPRGQPGGGSNGPGNGGGGNRGDKRGNWPSPKNRK, encoded by the exons ATGTCAGAGCGCTCTGGGCAAACTGCAAAGGGGAAGGAAGGCAAAACCAAGTATGCGTCTCTCAACCTGTTTGATACATACAAAGGAAAGAGCCTTGAAGCACAAAAGCCTGTTG TTCCCCCCCGCCATGGCCTGCAGTCTCTTGGTAAAGTTGCCTCCGCACGGCGTATGCCACCCCCTGCCAACCTGCCCAGTCTGAAGGCAGAGAACAAAGGCAACGATCCCAACGTCTCGCTCGTTCCCAAAGACGGCTCAGGATGGGCAAGCAAACAGGAACAAGCAGACCCAAAGAG tACCGATGCATTGTCAGCACCGCAGCCGGAATCGCAGCAGCCTGTGGCTTCAACGACACCTGCACCGACACGCCCGAAAACCCCGCCAGTTTCAGAG GCTCCGGCCCCCGCTTCAACCCAGGCCGTAGGGGCAAGGTCTTGGGCACAGGCCAGTGTTACACATGGAACACAAGGGGATG GTGGAAAGGGATCAAACCTACCGTCGCCATTCTCTCGCGAGGAATTTCCCACCCTGCAGGCGGCTGGCGACCAGGACAAAGCTGGCAAAGAACAGGCCACTGCAGATCAGTGGTATGGGCCCGGACCAAGCCTCCGCCCCCAGA aCGTTACAAGTTGGCGGGACGGTGGGGGCCGAGCCCTGGCACCCACCATGTCTGGGGAGGGGGCAGCGGAGGGTGGCACTGGTGGGGTTCTGGTGATGGATGGGGCAGCTGGGGTCCCCCCTCCGAACTCTCAGTCCCTCGGGCCACCTAGAAACCCTCCCGCAGGCAGCCCCGCATTGCCCCTTCCCCAGCCCCCCGTGGGGCCTGGGTTCCCCCAATACCGAGGGATCATGCCTCCCTTC atgtATCCTCCCTACCTGCCCTTCCCGGGCCCTTATGGCCCTCAGGGACCATACAGGTACCCGGCACCTGGAGAGGGACCCCCTCCAAG GTTCTCTCGTAGCCAGGGCGGTCCTGACGGCAGGCCTCAGGGGGGCCCACGTGACGCAGGTGGAGAGGTGGTGAAGCGTCCCTCTATCCTAAAGCAGGATGACCTGAAGGAGCTGGACGAGCTGGACCACGATGGAGATGAGGGCTGGGCAG gtGCTCATGAGGAGATTGATTACTCCGCCAAGTTGAAGTTCAGTGAcgatgaaggagatgaggaaggGGAAGAACAGAGAACCGAGGGCAACCATGACACCTG TGAGCAGCAGAGGCCCCAGGATGCCCCCCCTGCAAGCTCACGATCTCGTGCATCAGACAGTGGTGGAGAAACCCGCCGCACCCCTCCCACTAATGCGGATAATGgcccccaacccccctccaGTAAGCCAGGATGGGCCGAGGAGGGAGGCAGTGGCTGGGGTGCTCAAGGAGCACCTCCCAATTACCAG GAACGGCCCCACAACCAGGGTGCCTCTGTAGGCGTGGGAAAACCTGTTCCAGCCCAGAATCAGCCACCAGCTGGGGGGCATACACCTCCTCCTCAGCCGGGCCTGCTGGGCCCTGGAGCCCCGGGAGAAGACGAGGACGAGACTTGGCGTCAGCGTAGGAAGCAGTCATCAACAGAGATCTCAGCTGCTGTGGAGCGAGCCCGTCGACGTCGTGAGGAGGAAGAGCgtaggatggaggaggagagaagagcgGCCTGCGCTGAGAAGCTGAAGAGGTTGGACGagaagcagcaacagcagcagggCAGTAACACAGGAGAGGGTGGCAGTGCAACTCCCAGCCTTGATGGAAACTCTACAGCTGCCACAGCAGGCAGCCCGAGTCCTTCTATTTCAGCCTCCTCCCCCAACATCAGCCAGCCCTCATCCCCATGTGTCGACCCTGAGGAGCCTCCAATGCTGGCTGTCCAGACTGGGTCCAGTCCTGTAGTCAGTGACCGACAGCGagccagcagcaacagcagctaTGACTCCAGTGCAG ACATCCAGCCGTGTCCCCAGCCAACCATCTCACAGCCACCGCAGCCGACGCTGGAAGTGCCTCTAGTTGGAGAAACTAAGGATGAGACCATGGGTGGTCCTCCCATTCGTGCAGCAAGTGGAGGTGAAAGAGGAGCTGACCCTGTAAAAATTGAAAATATTGGAGGGGGAGCAGGTCGTCAAGCCGGTGGTCCTCCTGGACAGGGTTATTCCAAGTACCAGAAGTCTCTTCCACCTCGTTTCCAGAGGCAGCAGCAA GAGCAGCtcctgaagcagcagcagcaatggcagcagcagcagcagcaacaacaacaacaacaacaacaacaacagcagcagcacagccaggCATCACAAAGCCAGCTGTCCCCCCAGCCTCAAGCTCCACAGGGTCCTTCACCGGGTCCAACACCACAGCCGCAGGGGCCTGGACCCAAGCAGCCTGGGCCCCTGTATCAACCAAGCAATATGGTTCGACCTCCACCACTGCCAATGAATTTCGACCCCCGCTGGATGATGATGCCCTACATGGACCCTCGCATGATGCAGGGCCGGCCTCCACCTATGGACTACTATTCAGCTGGCATGCACCCATCAG GACTTATTGCGCGTGAGCGTTCTGACTCAGGAGGATCGGGTTCAGACCCCTttgacaggcagcagcagcagcagcagcagcagcagcagcagcagcagcatcctgggCACCCTCACCGTGGGACTCCCCCTATGGATCCCAAGCTTGCATGGGGACCGGAGGTATTTCCTGGTGGAGGGGAGGGCCGAGGGCTAACATCCCCCCTCAGGCAGAAGCAAGCTTTGGAGGAAGACGATGGGTCTAAAGGACCCAG gaGTGACACTCCTCCACACCGAATTCGAGAGGGTGGACTGGGACCAATCCAGCAACCCAGCTCCAACTCTGGGACTTCCAATCAGACTCCACCTCCAGTTGGCACCCAAGTTGGGAGCCAAGGAGGTGGTCATCACCCTCATCACTACATTAGCGGAAGGGGCAACTACAGCAATTTCCCCGACCAGGGTGGAAGGATGATTCCACaccaacagcagcagagagcggGTGAGCGGGGAAACCAGCCACACAGCTTCACCCACCAAGATGAAGGTCCTCCCCGAGGAGCTCAACAAGGCCAGATATGGGGGCCCCCACACCCTCACTATGATCGCAATGGCCGTGCAGATCTCCCCCCTATTGAAAGCAATtctcatcaccaccatcatcatggCCACCACCCTCAGCAGCCTCACTTCCATCTCCACCCCAATAAGCCAGAAAACAGCCGTGAAAGGGTTGTTGAGGCCGCTGCCAAGAAGACAGACTCTTCTCCTCCAATCCACCAACCTTCTCtttcatcttcctgctcttcttcctcctcctcctctgctagAGAAGATGGAAATGTCAAAGTTGCCCCGCATCATCACccgtcacagagagagagtgaagctgTGGTTGCTCACACTGTTGGTGAAAGAGGCGGCAGTGTTGGAGGCAGCAGCCACgtgaaacaggagaaaacaggCCAGGCATATGCTCCACATTCCTCTGTCACTGCTACCCCATCTTCCTCTCAACATGGCAGTCATACTCatcctcagcagcagcatcaccaTCATAAACCAAACCAAAGAGGGGGGCGAGACCACAAGACAGAGACCCAGTGGGGCCCAAGGCCCGGCAGTAGCCACATGGGTGGAGGGTCCTCTCATGGCAGGAGGGCCAACAATGCAGGAGGTGGGAACAACTCCCGTGGAGGTGATGACTCTTCCAACCCTCAAACGGACCACAAACCCTCCAACCAAGCAGGAGGCGGCAACGCCAACAAGAGAGCTGGCCCCATCAAGAAGCCAGTGctaaaagaaatgaagaaagatGGAGTGGATGTTgatggaggagaaaaaacaggTGTAGGTTTTGGGAAAGATAAAGAGCAAGATGgggcccaaaccacctcaatgAAGCAGGAAGCCTCCGTTGTCTCCCAGAATACATCAGTTCCATCTAAAGATGAGACCGCTCAGACAGCCAAACCCAGGAACGGAGGCAAAGAACGATCAACAGGAGGCGGTGGAGGAGCGTCGGGTAGAGGATCAAAAGATCTAGACTCAACCTCATCAGGATTTACAGGTTCCGCCTCAAGGAGGGACAGGGACCGCTCGTTTGAGAGAGGAGGTGGCCCGCCCCACCATCATGGAGTCCCAGCCAAAGGCAGCAGAGCCAGTCGTGGACGAGGAGGGGAGTTCTACGGGCGCGGCCGTGGCTATCGTGGCACCTACACGGCCACAGCTGGGCCAACCGGTGGTGGTAGAGGAAGAATGGGAGGCAGAAGTGGCAGAGATTACCGCTCATCTGTTGCCGGTGGTCACCACCATGAGTccaagggggaggggggtggtggCAGACATGGTCAGGAGCGTTCACAGCATAACCCTGCCAGGGCCAGGAACCGAAGTGAAACCCGCAGCGAAGGATCCGAGTATGAAGAGATCCccaagagaaggagggagaggggttCAGAGACTGGCAGTGAGAGTGGTGCCAGTGACCTCGGTCACTCAGACAAAGATGACAGCCAGAAACCCAACGCCAAGAATGGTTCAAACACCACTGGCAACAGCTCCATGTCGTCTGCACCACCCAGAGGTTCCCAAGCCCGGGTTTTTACCCCCAGGGGCGTGCCTTctaggagggggaggggtggtggtggtggtagtggaGGAGGAAACATCTACAGAAGCAGCGGCAATGTTGGAGGACCGACTGGAGGACATAGAGTTGGATCCAACTCTTCCTCTCATGGCGGGCCTTTAAAGGCATCGACCTCAGCCCGAAAGCAGCATGGCCCGCCACAAACGTCGGGGCCAAAAGACTTGGGCAGGGGAGGAAATGGAGGCGAGAAGAAAGATAAGACCCCTGATGCAAGTCAAACTCAAAGTCAGGGGTCCAATCCCCCTCAGCCACCATTGCCAGCCGCAACTCCCACCGCTGTAGGTTCCACTGAAAATGGAGTAGTTGCGACCCAGCAACCTTCAACCAACCCTACATCAAACTCCGGAGGGCCAAATCCCCTCCCGTTGCCTGCTAACCGTGGATTCCCTCCGGGTGGGTTCGAGCGACCACCTAGACGTCGTCGCCATGGGCGTTCTCAGCATCAGCAGGACAAGCCACCGCGCTTCCGGCGACTGAAGGAGCGAGAGAATGCCGCGAGGATAAACGGAGGTGTGGGGGTCATAGGGGGAGGACGgccctcttctccctccttgAATTCAGTTCAGGACAGTAACGGAGCCCCGACCTCTGCTCCCGTGACGGGCAACGTCCAGAATTCGAACCACAGCACCGCAGTAactaacaacaataacagtagTGTTGGGCATCTCAGCAACGCAAacagccaccaccatcaccactaCAACCAGGGCGGTACTGGGCAGCCCCACACCCAGCATCACCACAGCCATGGAGCAAAGTCTCCCGACTTCACCAACCAGAACTCAGATCAGGCCAATGAGGAGTGGGAGACCGCCTCGGAGAGCAGCGACTTCACAGAGTTCAGAGACAGGGAAGGCGGAGGAGGCAAGTCTTACTCTTCTCACCATCCCCACCACatgggaagaggaggaggaggaggaggaggaggagggggcggcggcggaggaggcggaggaggcggAGGTGGAAGTGCGGTCGAGCGAGATATGACGGGCAAAGAGCCCTTGGCTAATAAAAGAAGCTTCTCGAGCCAGCGCCCTGGTATGGAGCGACAGAACCGGCGGGTCAATACTGGAGGATccggaggagggggaggaagaggtcCACGAGGTCAACCCGGTGGGGGCTCCAACGGGCCCGGCAATGGAGGTGGTGGCAACCGTGGAGACAAGCGTGGAAACTGGCCCTCCCCAAAAAATAGGAAGTGA